In a single window of the Arachis hypogaea cultivar Tifrunner chromosome 6, arahy.Tifrunner.gnm2.J5K5, whole genome shotgun sequence genome:
- the LOC112696821 gene encoding myb family transcription factor PHL7 isoform X2: MYHAKKFSSATMVPHKPQGGGEQVGNVGVLDGSAVRNAGPASSGGNGKQRLRWTSELHDRFVDAITQLGGPDRATPKGVLRVMGVPGLTIYHVKSHLQKYRLAKYLPDSPADGKDSKDEKRTSGDTVTGIDSSQGLQINDALRMQMEVQKRLHEQLEVQKQLQMRIEAQGKYLQKIIEEQQKLGSTLTNSDTLPLSHDKQNNPPSEPSGSSDAIADSMSPLKKQRIDDGSKDGFAASQVTTKTSQKTDCSVDQLDS, encoded by the exons ATGTATCACGCGAAGAAGTTCTCGTCTGCAACGATGGTGCCGCATAAACCTCAAGGTGGTGGCGAACAAGTTGGAaatgttggggttttggatggATCTGCGGTGAGGAATGCGGGACCTGCTAGTTCTGGTGGAAATGGGAAGCAGCGTTTGCGATGGACATCTGAACTTCATGATCGTTTTGTGGATGCCATTACGCAACTTGGTGGACCAGATA GAGCAACACCAAAAGGTGTTCTGCGAGTGATGGGTGTACCTGGACTTACTATTTATCATGTTAAAAGCCATTTACAG AAATATCGTCTAGCAAAGTACTTGCCTGATTCTCCAGCTGATGGTAAAG ACTCTAAAGATGAAAAAAGGACATCTGGAGACACTGTTACTGGCATAGATTCTTCTCA GGGGTTGCAAATCAATGATGCTCTAAGAATGCAGATGGAGGTTCAGAAACGTCTTCATGAACAGCTTGAG GTGCAAAAGCAGTTACAAATGAGAATCGAAGCGCAGGGGAAATACTTGCAGAAGATCATAGAGGAACAGCAGAAATTAGGGAGTACCTTGACAAATTCAGACACATTGCCATTGTCCCACGATAAGCAAAATAATCCCCCGTCAGAGCCTTCTGGATCAAGCGATGCCATCGCAGATTCCATGTCTCCACTCAAAAAACAGAGAATCGATGATGGTTCAAAGGATGGCTTTGCTGCTTCTCAGGTGACAACAAAGACTTCACAAAAGACTGATTGTAGTGTTGATCAGTTGGACTCATGA
- the LOC112696821 gene encoding myb family transcription factor PHL7 isoform X1 — protein MYHAKKFSSATMVPHKPQGGGEQVGNVGVLDGSAVRNAGPASSGGNGKQRLRWTSELHDRFVDAITQLGGPDRATPKGVLRVMGVPGLTIYHVKSHLQKYRLAKYLPDSPADDSKDEKRTSGDTVTGIDSSQGLQINDALRMQMEVQKRLHEQLEVQKQLQMRIEAQGKYLQKIIEEQQKLGSTLTNSDTLPLSHDKQNNPPSEPSGSSDAIADSMSPLKKQRIDDGSKDGFAASQVTTKTSQKTDCSVDQLDS, from the exons ATGTATCACGCGAAGAAGTTCTCGTCTGCAACGATGGTGCCGCATAAACCTCAAGGTGGTGGCGAACAAGTTGGAaatgttggggttttggatggATCTGCGGTGAGGAATGCGGGACCTGCTAGTTCTGGTGGAAATGGGAAGCAGCGTTTGCGATGGACATCTGAACTTCATGATCGTTTTGTGGATGCCATTACGCAACTTGGTGGACCAGATA GAGCAACACCAAAAGGTGTTCTGCGAGTGATGGGTGTACCTGGACTTACTATTTATCATGTTAAAAGCCATTTACAG AAATATCGTCTAGCAAAGTACTTGCCTGATTCTCCAGCTGATG ACTCTAAAGATGAAAAAAGGACATCTGGAGACACTGTTACTGGCATAGATTCTTCTCA GGGGTTGCAAATCAATGATGCTCTAAGAATGCAGATGGAGGTTCAGAAACGTCTTCATGAACAGCTTGAG GTGCAAAAGCAGTTACAAATGAGAATCGAAGCGCAGGGGAAATACTTGCAGAAGATCATAGAGGAACAGCAGAAATTAGGGAGTACCTTGACAAATTCAGACACATTGCCATTGTCCCACGATAAGCAAAATAATCCCCCGTCAGAGCCTTCTGGATCAAGCGATGCCATCGCAGATTCCATGTCTCCACTCAAAAAACAGAGAATCGATGATGGTTCAAAGGATGGCTTTGCTGCTTCTCAGGTGACAACAAAGACTTCACAAAAGACTGATTGTAGTGTTGATCAGTTGGACTCATGA